Proteins found in one Candidatus Eremiobacteraceae bacterium genomic segment:
- a CDS encoding NAD-binding protein translates to GKIFVNCATVSPEIHVEVERLAKAAGAQSLEACMASSISQARAGTLYLMCGGEQSAFERVKPMLEKMSSSLRYVGKAGEAAKVKALVNMVMNINTAGLAEGLGLGESLGLDLTMLREIFAQTGANSRVLETDGEDMQNHDHACYFSAAHAAKDSGIALDLAHEAGLSLPLAEATKRQFDAMRAAGLGELDKSGIAELTFASRRSAAVKT, encoded by the coding sequence CGGCAAGATCTTCGTCAACTGCGCGACGGTCTCGCCGGAGATCCACGTCGAGGTGGAACGGCTGGCCAAAGCGGCGGGTGCGCAATCACTGGAAGCGTGCATGGCGAGTTCGATCTCGCAAGCGCGCGCGGGCACGCTTTATCTCATGTGCGGCGGCGAGCAGTCTGCTTTCGAGCGCGTCAAGCCAATGCTCGAGAAGATGAGCTCGTCTCTGCGCTACGTCGGCAAAGCCGGTGAAGCCGCTAAAGTCAAAGCGCTCGTCAACATGGTCATGAACATCAACACTGCGGGTCTAGCCGAAGGATTGGGTTTGGGTGAGTCCCTCGGCCTGGATCTGACCATGCTGCGCGAGATCTTCGCGCAGACCGGTGCCAACTCACGCGTCCTCGAGACCGACGGCGAGGACATGCAGAACCACGACCATGCGTGCTATTTCTCGGCGGCGCACGCGGCAAAAGATTCCGGCATCGCGCTCGACCTCGCACACGAGGCCGGACTGTCGCTGCCGCTCGCCGAGGCCACGAAGCGACAATTCGACGCGATGCGCGCGGCAGGACTTGGCGAGCTCGACAAGTCCGGCATCGCCGAACTCACCTTCGCATCGCGCCGCTCAGCCGCTGTGAAAACGTAA
- a CDS encoding alpha/beta hydrolase: protein MEKRITSDDGAYTTLESWGTRGPALLCVHGMTSSRKAWARLGEHFTGTYRVFAYDQRGHGDSAAFTSPMTLERGVRDLDAVAAHVDGDIAALVGHSWGGAIVILAGPASRAGAVIAVDPVLRVMPGTWQSEYLDDAERDFALPFDELAKDLRKRLADWPPIDIEGKMHAVRQMTAEPIARLASDNRVEEGGWNILAQTEAYPKPLVVFAAGPADSVMSPDDLRELKARGGANVFIRQYPDQGHNLHRTAFDRFTADIERLLNRAEP, encoded by the coding sequence ATGGAGAAGCGCATCACGTCGGACGACGGTGCGTACACCACGCTGGAATCGTGGGGGACGCGCGGGCCTGCGCTGCTGTGCGTGCACGGCATGACGAGTTCGCGCAAGGCGTGGGCTCGACTCGGAGAGCATTTCACCGGAACCTACAGGGTCTTCGCGTACGACCAGCGCGGCCATGGCGACTCCGCCGCCTTCACAAGCCCGATGACACTCGAACGGGGTGTTCGCGATCTCGACGCCGTCGCGGCTCACGTCGACGGAGATATCGCTGCGCTCGTCGGCCACTCATGGGGCGGAGCGATCGTCATTCTTGCCGGCCCTGCATCGAGAGCCGGAGCGGTGATCGCCGTTGATCCCGTCTTGCGCGTCATGCCTGGCACCTGGCAGTCGGAATACCTCGACGATGCCGAACGCGACTTCGCTCTGCCCTTTGACGAGCTTGCAAAGGATCTACGGAAACGGCTGGCCGACTGGCCGCCGATCGATATTGAAGGCAAGATGCACGCGGTGCGGCAGATGACGGCCGAACCGATCGCGCGACTTGCGTCCGACAATCGAGTGGAAGAAGGCGGTTGGAATATCCTCGCGCAGACCGAAGCGTACCCGAAGCCGCTTGTGGTTTTCGCGGCCGGACCGGCGGACTCTGTCATGTCGCCGGACGATCTCCGTGAGTTGAAAGCCCGCGGCGGCGCGAATGTGTTCATCCGGCAGTATCCCGATCAGGGACACAACCTTCATCGCACGGCGTTCGACCGTTTCACCGCAGATATCGAACGACTGCTCAATAGAGCCGAGCCGTAG
- the egtD gene encoding L-histidine N(alpha)-methyltransferase, giving the protein MTFAQDVRAGLTASPKTLPSKYFYDELGSALFEAICLLPEYYLTRAEDEILRRHAGEIVKSVGGPFEIVELGSGSALKTRHIIAATLADQPSLTYRPIDISTSALEASAEALSREFTSVRVDGIAADYFEGLKRISRHGGARRLALFLGSNVGNFEPHVAVEVLRALRRVLAPGDALLLGADLRKDPAVLEAAYDDPLGLTAAFNLNLLARIDRELGGEFDLDLFDHLARYDEPHGRMEMHLVSRCAQTVRVSALELEVKFAEGEAIHTESSYKYDEPTLRSLGSGGGFELVQTWTDTGKRFSSNLFRAV; this is encoded by the coding sequence GTGACTTTCGCCCAGGACGTCAGAGCCGGCCTGACCGCGTCGCCGAAAACGCTTCCTTCAAAATATTTCTACGACGAACTTGGTTCGGCGCTTTTCGAGGCGATCTGCCTTTTGCCCGAATATTATCTGACGCGGGCCGAGGACGAGATCCTCAGACGGCACGCCGGCGAAATCGTGAAATCGGTCGGCGGACCGTTCGAGATCGTAGAACTCGGAAGCGGCAGCGCGTTGAAGACGCGCCACATCATCGCAGCCACGCTTGCAGATCAACCGTCGCTGACGTATCGGCCTATAGACATCTCGACATCCGCACTCGAAGCGAGCGCAGAAGCGCTCAGCCGAGAATTCACTTCGGTGCGCGTTGACGGCATCGCAGCTGATTACTTCGAGGGCTTGAAGCGGATCTCACGTCACGGCGGGGCGCGGCGTCTCGCGCTCTTCCTGGGCTCGAACGTGGGCAACTTCGAACCGCATGTGGCGGTCGAAGTGCTGCGCGCGCTGCGCAGAGTGCTTGCACCCGGCGACGCGCTCTTGCTTGGCGCCGACCTCCGAAAGGACCCCGCGGTTCTCGAAGCGGCGTACGACGATCCGCTCGGGTTGACTGCCGCGTTCAATCTCAACCTTCTCGCTCGGATCGATAGAGAGTTGGGCGGTGAGTTCGACCTCGACCTCTTCGACCATCTGGCGCGCTACGATGAGCCTCACGGAAGAATGGAGATGCACCTCGTCAGCCGGTGCGCCCAGACCGTTCGCGTTAGCGCACTGGAGTTAGAAGTGAAGTTCGCGGAGGGCGAGGCCATTCACACGGAATCTTCGTACAAGTACGATGAACCGACGCTGCGATCGCTTGGTTCCGGCGGCGGATTCGAGCTCGTCCAAACCTGGACCGACACCGGCAAACGCTTCAGCAGCAATCTCTTCCGCGCCGTCTAA
- a CDS encoding SRPBCC family protein → MESSTDRIEKHILLRAPQERVWSAISDSAQFGSWFGMELNGPFAAGAHVTGKIKPTTVDAEVAKMQEKYAGTPVSLFVERFEPMRTLSFRWHPFALDPAVDYSKEPMTTVTFTLEQAEGGTMLTVIESGFDAIPVKRRADAFEANEEGWSLILQLVDKYVRLHQS, encoded by the coding sequence ATGGAATCGTCCACGGATAGAATCGAGAAGCATATCTTGCTGCGCGCGCCGCAGGAGCGAGTCTGGAGCGCCATCAGCGATTCGGCGCAGTTCGGCAGTTGGTTCGGTATGGAGCTGAACGGACCGTTTGCGGCTGGCGCGCACGTGACCGGAAAGATCAAGCCGACCACTGTTGATGCTGAAGTGGCGAAGATGCAAGAGAAATACGCCGGGACACCGGTCTCCCTTTTCGTGGAGCGCTTCGAGCCCATGCGGACCTTGTCGTTCCGCTGGCACCCGTTCGCACTCGATCCGGCCGTCGATTATTCCAAAGAACCTATGACCACGGTGACGTTCACGCTCGAGCAGGCTGAAGGCGGCACGATGCTTACCGTTATTGAGTCGGGGTTCGATGCGATACCGGTCAAGCGCCGGGCAGACGCATTCGAGGCCAACGAAGAGGGTTGGAGCTTGATCCTGCAGCTTGTCGATAAGTACGTACGGCTGCACCAGTCGTGA
- a CDS encoding metalloregulator ArsR/SmtB family transcription factor produces MSVAAILAALGDESRLQIIAKLCRGGPLSVTNLAGGADISRQAVTKHMQALHEAGLVRSERRGRERIWQLEPKRLEEVRRYLAKISDQWDHALIRLKSFVE; encoded by the coding sequence GTGAGCGTCGCCGCGATCCTTGCGGCGCTCGGCGATGAATCGCGTCTGCAGATCATCGCAAAGCTCTGCCGAGGTGGACCGCTCTCCGTTACCAACCTCGCGGGAGGCGCAGACATTTCGCGCCAAGCGGTGACGAAACACATGCAGGCACTTCACGAAGCGGGGCTCGTACGAAGCGAGCGGCGCGGCAGGGAGCGCATTTGGCAACTGGAGCCTAAGCGACTCGAAGAAGTCCGTCGCTACCTGGCAAAAATATCAGATCAGTGGGATCACGCGCTCATTCGGCTCAAATCGTTCGTGGAATGA
- a CDS encoding ABC transporter permease translates to MSYLFSHPDVVIAALLEHVELAGSALAIALIVALPFGILVARTRAIRPTALALLGAVYAVPSLALFALLVPSLGLGFAPAVTGLAVYAIVIVTNSVVAGIVGVDPAVVESARGIGMNGAQVLWRIELPLALPVIVGGLRVAAVAVIFIASIAALVDAGGLGTLILAGIDQSNLPKAVAGTLACVALALVVDGLLRLTERRLRIG, encoded by the coding sequence ATGTCGTATCTGTTCTCGCATCCGGACGTTGTTATCGCCGCGTTGTTGGAGCATGTCGAGCTCGCGGGAAGCGCGCTCGCGATCGCTCTGATCGTGGCGCTTCCGTTCGGCATCCTGGTCGCGCGCACGCGCGCCATCCGGCCCACGGCACTCGCGCTCTTGGGAGCGGTCTACGCGGTGCCAAGCCTTGCGCTGTTCGCGCTGCTCGTGCCATCGTTAGGTCTCGGTTTTGCGCCGGCGGTCACGGGGCTGGCCGTCTACGCGATCGTCATCGTCACCAACAGCGTCGTCGCCGGCATCGTCGGCGTGGATCCGGCAGTGGTGGAGTCCGCGCGCGGCATCGGTATGAACGGCGCGCAAGTGCTCTGGCGCATCGAGCTGCCGCTTGCGCTGCCGGTGATCGTGGGCGGTCTGCGGGTGGCGGCAGTTGCCGTGATCTTCATCGCCTCGATCGCCGCGCTCGTTGATGCCGGCGGTCTAGGGACACTGATCCTCGCCGGCATCGACCAGAGCAATTTGCCGAAGGCCGTCGCGGGAACGCTCGCGTGCGTGGCGCTCGCGCTCGTCGTGGACGGCCTGCTGCGGCTGACTGAACGCCGCCTCCGCATCGGGTAA
- a CDS encoding ABC transporter ATP-binding protein translates to MSTSPPAIRFDDVVKTFGRAQRPAVRGVTLDIPGGTFAVILGPSGCGKTTLLKTVNRLIEPSSGKIYVGSVDTATIDPVRLRRGMGYVIQNVGLFPHMTVAENIATVPRLMGQDEAQIGRRVDELLELVHLPAAEYRRLRPRALSGGQQQRVGLARALAADPPILLMDEPFGAVDAIERAHLQDEVAALHAKRARTVLFVTHDVDEAFRLADVLIVMRDGRIEQSAAPLAMLARPATPFVSDLIGAGDVVRRLRAIPVSAALESAGEGGAADGPFVGSHASLGDALSLLLDGASRLLVRDDGDVRGVVTVAGILRAARPGAGTA, encoded by the coding sequence TTGAGCACATCCCCTCCGGCGATACGGTTCGACGACGTCGTCAAGACGTTCGGCCGCGCGCAGCGCCCGGCGGTGAGAGGCGTGACGCTCGATATACCGGGCGGCACATTCGCCGTGATCCTCGGTCCGTCGGGCTGCGGAAAGACGACGCTCCTCAAAACCGTCAACCGCTTGATCGAACCGTCATCCGGTAAGATCTATGTGGGCAGCGTGGACACCGCAACGATCGACCCCGTGCGCCTGCGTCGCGGTATGGGCTACGTCATCCAGAATGTCGGTCTTTTTCCGCACATGACCGTTGCGGAGAATATAGCGACCGTGCCCAGACTCATGGGCCAGGATGAAGCGCAGATCGGGCGGCGAGTCGACGAACTGCTTGAACTCGTCCATCTGCCGGCGGCTGAGTACCGAAGGCTGCGGCCCCGCGCGCTCTCGGGCGGCCAGCAGCAGCGCGTCGGTCTGGCACGGGCGCTTGCGGCCGATCCACCGATTCTCTTGATGGACGAGCCGTTCGGCGCGGTCGACGCGATCGAACGCGCGCATCTGCAAGACGAAGTCGCCGCGCTGCACGCAAAACGCGCTCGCACGGTGCTCTTCGTGACGCACGACGTTGACGAAGCCTTCCGGCTCGCCGACGTGCTGATCGTCATGCGTGACGGGCGCATCGAACAGAGCGCGGCGCCTCTTGCCATGCTCGCGCGCCCGGCGACGCCGTTCGTCTCGGACTTGATCGGCGCGGGCGACGTCGTGCGGCGATTGCGCGCGATCCCCGTCAGCGCCGCGTTGGAGTCAGCGGGCGAAGGCGGCGCGGCGGACGGACCGTTCGTGGGATCGCATGCATCACTCGGCGATGCGCTTTCGCTCTTGTTGGACGGCGCGTCACGATTGCTCGTCCGCGACGACGGCGACGTGCGCGGTGTCGTCACCGTTGCCGGCATTCTGCGCGCCGCTCGCCCCGGCGCGGGCACGGCCTAA